A DNA window from Leishmania braziliensis MHOM/BR/75/M2904 complete genome, chromosome 5 contains the following coding sequences:
- a CDS encoding putative ras-like small GTPases, with amino-acid sequence MGWLTWFWDWLSYLGLSNKTGKLLFLGLDNAGKTTLLGKLATNQVHVHRPTFHPNSEDLTLGGIKLKTIDMGGHQQARRLWKDYFTKVDGVVFIVDAATPQRFPEAKSELDMLLQSEELAKTPFLILGNKIDMPGCTCSEAQLVMEMGLGGALTGKSTTVTDPNVRPLEVYMCSVVKNVGYGDGFRWLSRYLKSS; translated from the coding sequence ATGGGCTGGTTAACTTGGTTTTGGGACTGGCTGTCCTACTTGGGCCTGTCCAACAAAACAGGGAAGCTCCTGTTTCTTGGGTTGGACAACGCCGGCAAAACCACCCTTCTTGGCAAGCTAGCAACGAATCAAGTTCACGTCCACCGCCCCACGTTCCACCCCAACTCCGAGGACCTGACTCTGGGTGGCATCAAGCTCAAAACTATCGACATGGGTGGGCATCAACAAGCGCGTCGGCTATGGAAGGACTACTTCACGAAGGTCGACGGCGTCGTTTTCATCGTtgacgcggcgacgccacaGCGTTTTCCGGAAGCAAAGAGCGAGCTTGATATGCTGCTGCAGTCAGAGGAACTTGCCAAGACACCGTTCCTGATTTTAGGCAACAAGATCGATATGCCCGGCTGCACATGCTCTGAGGCTCAACTTGTCATGGAGATGGGTCTGGGTGGTGCACTCACAGGCAAGTCGACCACAGTGACAGACCCCAACGTACGTCCTCTGGAGGTGTACATGTGCAGCGTAGTCAAGAATGTTGGCTACGGTGACGGTTTCCGCTGGCTCTCACGGTATCTGAAGAGCTCGTAG
- a CDS encoding putative paraflagellar rod component par4, whose amino-acid sequence MVGKKGKGKKATLAKAKAEEQRLIQLRALEAEAEEFQRFENERRQHDEQEERIAFLRDEQLRIMLEKDRRIEDVMQQLTRVTAAMQDDKTGYETQIHELSMLRDALLNEESLLKVEMEELHEILQQERVSNATYVQQLRDTLESERSLHQEEKKNLRSQVCEATASMEHTKRQLQLSCESHESVVHEFKVKVRDLERELEKALTMNKALQDAVEGREIEDRKNVTLLQLLNAQLESDKRRYEADLCEERDRTTHARGEASHLEAKLRETQRELDIVREEARKARVSCEDELREYKQLTEQVKFDAEYLHREMESMRAEHAAAAEKSEAAQAAMQAELQQCQVELEASQKKNSEVGSLLLRKEREHFDKVTFLNAQVANGRTAIARLQEKMERERTAHGDELQQHNDTIQQTMQELERVSNAESVQLRERHMYEQRLITDMDGLKTTIRELRTRVMEQDDAYEQLRELKESEIERLRCILDAHFIPNRQDVKVSRASSRADELFLVSEELRSVKKEMALKETAAKETERWLRARIAEQVEVIDSLQLDLKRTELGRNESICTLKDEVRRLRKTLEVHSIPCS is encoded by the coding sequence ATGGTggggaaaaagggaaagggaaagaaggcgACGCTGGCCAAGGCAAAGGCTGAGGAGCAGCGTCTCATTCAGCTGCGTGCCTTGGAGGCAGAAGCGGAGGAGTTTCAGCGGTTCGAGAATGAGCGTCGCCAGCACGATGAGCAAGAGGAGCGCATTGCGTTTCTGCGCGATGAGCAGCTTCGAATAATGCTTGAAAAGGACCGTCGTATTGAAGATGTcatgcagcagctcaccCGTGTgacagcggcgatgcaggACGACAAGACAGGTTATGAGACTCAAATCCATGAACTGAGCATGCTGCGCGATGCGCTTCTAAATGAGGAAAGCCTCTTAAAggtggagatggaggagctgcaTGAAATTCTGCAACAGGAGCGCGTGAGTAACGCAACGTACGTGCAGCAACTACGCGACACGTTGGAGTCGGAGCGCAGTTTGCAtcaggaggaaaagaagaaccTCCGGTCTCAAGTGTGCGAGGCAACGGCTTCCATGGAGCACACCAAGCGGCAACTGCAGCTCTCTTGCGAGTCTCATGAGTCAGTGGTGCACGAGTTCAAGGTAAAGGTGCGCGACCTGGAGAGGGAGCTTGAAAAGGCGCTCACGATGAACAAGGCGCTACAGGATGCCGTGGAAGGACGGGAGATCGAGGACCGCAAGAacgtgacgctgctgcagctgttgaATGCGCAGCTGGAATCAGACAAACGGCGGTATGAGGCGGACCTCTGCGAGGAGCGCGACCGTACAACCCATGCTCGTGGGGAAGCGAGCCACCTTGAGGCGAAACTAAGGGAAACCCAGCGTGAACTGGACATCGTCAGAGAGGAAGCGCGGAAAGCAAGAGTGTCGTGTGAGGACGAACTGCGTGAATACAAGCAGCTCACAGAGCAGGTAAAGTTCGATGCCGAGTATCTGCACCGTGAGATGGAATCAATgcgtgccgagcacgccgccgctgcggagaaGAGTGAGGCGGCACAGGCGGCGATGCAGgccgagctgcagcagtgccaagTAGAGCTGGAGGCGTctcaaaagaaaaacagcgaggtggggtcgctgctgctgcggaagGAACGCGAGCACTTCGACAAGGTCACTTTTCTGAATGCGCAGGTCGCGAACGGTCGCACTGCTATTGCGCGGCTGCAGGAAAAAATGGAGAGGGAACGGACCGCGCACGgggacgagctgcagcagcataATGATACGATTCAGCAAACCATGCAAGAGCTGGAGCGAGTCAGCAACGCGGAGAGCGTACagctgagggagaggcacATGTACGAACAGCGGCTGATAACGGACATGGACGGGCTCAAGACCACCATCAGGGAACTCCGCACACGCGTCATGGAGCAGGACGATGCGTACGAGCAGTTACGAGAGCTGAAGGAAAGCGAGATTGAGCGGCTACGATGCATTTTAGACGCGCATTTCATCCCAAACCGCCAAGACGTCAAGGTCTCCCGCGCAAGCAGCCGAGCCGACGAGCTCTTTTTGGTGTCAGAGGAGCTTCGGTCAGTAAAGAAGGAGATGGCGCTGAAGGAGACCGCTGCGAAGGAGACGGAAAGATGGCTGCGGGCACGCATTGCCGAGCAAGTGGAGGTAATTGATTCCCTCCAGTTGGACCTCAAGCGCACCGAGCTTGGCCGAAACGAGAGCATCTGTACGCTGAAGGACGAAGTCAGGCGACTACGCAAAACACTTGAAGTTCACAGCATACCGTGCTCATAG
- a CDS encoding putative major vault protein: protein MTDSVIRIKRYYYIHILDNNTNVTRTISGPVVYTRQEHETCLFDPRPCVSVPPRHYCVVKNPCVRNEAGEVVLESSGQVKLRLGDAEIRFEGEPFPLYPGEELDSKEEQSVRKLQVIPPNTGLHVRCVRDFKDAERLVVAGTEWMVAGPQSYIPRVEVAVVEEVKATVIYPNTALLLQANVNFTDRRGVLRVAGEKWLVRTLGAYLPSVEETVVSLIQGTMLSELKALRLSAVRSFTDVYGKARRAGEQWQVTLKDAPVHIVDAYETKVAEVAAVSLNAKEYVIIHHPVDATGHNRFGETLVRRGECTFFLQPEETMPRGVEQVLVVGKEEALLLEAVCEYHDGGGKHQPGSRWMVRGPCEYIPANEVKLLEHRRVMALDRNEGIYVMNTTTGEVRAVIGKPYMLDSNEVLWEKHLPLAIEELLESPNGSIKTCERNAGFVSRREKYRIVRFNVQHNAAVQIYDYRTKKPRIVLGPSLVMLAPHEEFTVLSLSGGTPKVPNSMQSLQLFLGPRFSSDTIVVETSDHARLRLRLSYNWYFDIDRANPSQRTFSVPDFIGDCCKTIASRVRGAVAAEDFDSFHRNSAKIIRIAVFGVDEVGEAKKNLRFNANDFVVTNIDVQSAEPTDEKTRDSLQKSVQLAIEITTKSQEAAARHGNELKNQEAKGHLERQKLIDKIEVENARTKWLELQAKSEAVQASGQSIAEAKARAEALLIEVQSEMQQAEMRAKAYRISAEAELQKLQQRQALELEYTQRQNEIDVAKARAAAEAEAEKVRRMVDAIGRDTLVAIARAGPEAQVKLLGSLGLKGYLITDGNSPVNLFDAAHGMIGEPKK from the coding sequence ATGACCGATTCCGTCATTCGCATCAAGCGGTACTACTACATCCACATCTTGGACAACAATACAAACGTCACTCGCACCATTTCTGGCCCTGTCGTCTACACACGGCAGGAGCACGAGACATGCCTCTTTGACCCACGCCCGTGCGTGTCTGTCCCCCCGCGTCACTACTGTGTTGTCAAGAATCCGTGCGTGCGAAATGAGGCGGGGGAGGTGGTGTTGGAGTCGTCAGGGCAGGTGAAGCTGCGACTCGGCGACGCCGAGATCCGCTTTGAAGGCGAGCCTTTTCCTCTGTACCCCGGCGAAGAACTGGACAGTAAGGAGGAGCAGAGTGTGCGGAAGCTGCAGGTGATTCCACCCAACACCGGTCTCCACGTGCGGTGCGTTCGCGACTTCAAAGACGCGGAAAGGCTTGTCGTGGCTGGTACAGAGTGGATGGTGGCTGGGCCTCAATCGTACATCCCGCGAGTTgaagtggcggtggtggaggaggtcaAGGCAACTGTCATTTATCCAAACACCGCCTTGCTGCTGCAAGCCAACGTCAACTTCACCGATCGACGCGGAGTGCTTCGGGTGGCGGGGGAAAAGTGGCTGGTGCGCACGTTGGGTGCGTATCTCCCCTCCGTCGAGGAGACGGTTGTATCCTTGATACAGGGTACCATGCTCAGCGAGCTGAAGGCACTCCGCCTGAGCGCAGTGCGCAGCTTCACCGACGTGTACGGGAAGGCGCGACGGGCCGGGGAGCAGTGGCAGGTGACATTGAAGGATGCACCAGTGCATATCGTTGATGCCTACGAAACTAAGGTGGCGGAAGTCGCCGCTGTCTCACTCAACGCGAAGGAGTACGTGATAATTCACCATCCAGTCGACGCCACCGGGCACAACCGCTTTGGCGAGACGCTTGTGCGTCGTGGCGAGTGCACCTTTTTCCTGCAGCCAGAGGAAACGATGCCGCGCGGCGTCGAGCAGGTGCTCGTTGTcggaaaggaagaggcgttgctgctggaAGCGGTGTGTGAGTACCATGACGGAGGTGGGAAGCATCAACCAGGCAGCCGATGGATGGTGCGCGGCCCTTGCGAGTACATCCCTGCCAACGAAgtgaagctgctggagcaccgCCGTGTGATGGCGCTTGACAGGAACGAGGGTATTTACGTAATGAATACGACAACGGGCGAAGTGCGTGCCGTCATTGGGAAGCCTTACATGCTGGATAGCAATGAGGTGCTGTGGGAGAAGCACCTGCCGCTCGCTATCGAGGAGCTCCTCGAGTCTCCAAACGGTAGCATAAAAACGTGCGAGCGCAACGCCGGCTTTGTCAGCCGCCGCGAAAAGTACCGTATTGTCCGCTTCAACGTGCAACACAACGCTGCAGTGCAGATCTACGACTACCGCACGAAGAAGCCTCGCATTGTGCTGGGCCCGAGCCTTGTGATGCTGGCCCCACATGAGGAGTTCACCGTACTGTCACTCAGCGGTGGCACGCCGAAGGTGCCGAACTCGATGCAGTCGCTTCAGCTCTTTCTCGGGCCACGCTTCTCCAGCGACACCATCGTCGTGGAAACGTCGGACCACGCTCGCCTACGCCTCCGACTCTCGTACAACTGGTACTTTGACATCGACCGCGCCAACCCTAGTCAGAGGACGTTCTCGGTGCCAGACTTCATCGGCGATTGCTGCAAGACCATCGCCAGCCGAGTGCGTGGTGCCGTCGCCGCAGAGGACTTCGACTCCTTCCACAGAAACTCTGCCAAAATCATCCGCATTGCTGTCTTTGGCGTCGACGAGGTTGgcgaggcgaagaagaaTCTGCGCTTCAATGCAAATGACTTTGTCGTGACGAACATTGACGTGCAGTCGGCAGAACCAACGGACGAGAAGACGCGCGACAGCTTGCAGAAATCTGTGCAGCTTGCGATTGAAATTACCACCAAGTCGCAAGAGGCGGCTGCACGTCACGGCAACGAGCTGAAGAACCAGGAGGCCAAAGGGCATCTGGAGCGCCAAAAACTCATCGACAAGATAGAAGTGGAGAACGCGAGGACAAAGTGGCTGGAGCTGCAGGCAAAGAGCGAGGCAGTGCAGGCGAGCGGGCAGTCCATCGCAGAGGCAAAGGCGCGCGCCGAAGCGCTGCTAATTGAGGTGCAGTCTGAGATGCAGCAGGCGGAGATGCGAGCCAAAGCGTACCGCATCTCCGCtgaggcagagctgcagaagctgcagcagcgacaagcACTGGAGCTAGAGTACACGCAACGGCAGAATGAGATAGACGTCGCCAAGGCACGAGCGGcagccgaggcggaggcagagaaggtgagacGCATGGTTGACGCCATTGGTCGTGACACACTGGTTGCCATTGCCCGCGCAGGTCCCGAGGCACAGGTGAAGCTGCTGGGTAGCCTCGGCCTAAAGGGCTACCTTATCACTGACGGAAACAGTCCAGTGAATTTGTTTGACGCAGCGCACGGAATGATTGGCGAGCCAAAGAAGTAA
- a CDS encoding putative dynein light chain, translating to MVLKYSEMSYNADMPKDMIQEAQDVIIKAFETESLENAVATHIKREFVKKYKGVWHCVVGKNFGSFVTHEMKGYIYITWGPISILLWKTVS from the coding sequence ATGGTGCTAAAGTATTCGGAGATGTCCTACAATGCGGACATGCCTAAGGATATGATCCAAGAGGCGCAAGATGTCATCATCAAGGCATTCGAGACGGAATCCCTCGAGAACGCTGTTGCGACCCACATCAAGCGCGAATTTGTGAAGAAGTACAAAGGCGTGTGGCACTGCGTCGTAGGGAAGAACTTTGGCTCCTTTGTCACCCATGAAATGAAGGGCTACATTTACATAACGTGGGGGCCGATTTCCATCCTGCTGTGGAAAACAGTGAGCTAA
- a CDS encoding putative NUDIX hydrolase dihydroneopterin triphosphate pyrophosphohydrolase/hydrolase, with translation MYRPNVCVFIFNEKVEFLGCQRMKTNHFQCVQGGIEACDMDITLAALREVEEEIGLKPSDVTFVQEIPPPNGDPMNFAYTLAPNANLRRFGYVGQKQRILLFFTASENIAKMVLIPPPELHALQEFRKVEWMPIEQLIGKALPEKVHIFKAVGEVAPGIARAFLEKNLLGEPKEAAKC, from the coding sequence ATGTATCGCCCCAACGTCTGTGTTTTCATCTTCAATGAGAAGGTGGAGTTTCTCGGATGCCAGCGTATGAAGACGAACCACTTCCAGTGTGTGCAGGGTGGCATTGAGGCCTGCGATATGGACATCACACTGGCTGCGCTGAGagaagtggaggaggagatcggGCTCAAGCCGTCGGACGTGACTTTTGTTCAGGAGATCCCACCGCCGAACGGGGATCCGATGAACTTTGCTTACACCCTCGCCCCCAACGCCAACCTCCGCCGCTTTGGCTACGTCGGCCAAAAGCAGCGTATTCTCCTGTTCTTCACGGCGTCTGAAAACATAGCGAAAATGGTGCTTATTCCTCCTCCAGAGTTACACGCCTTACAGGAATTCCGGAAGGTGGAGTGGATGCCGATCGAGCAGCTTATCGGCAAGGCGTTACCGGAGAAGGTGCATATTTTCAAAGCCGTTGGGGAGGTGGCGCCAGGAATCGCTCGCGCCTTCTTGGAGAAAAACCTTCTCGGTGAGCCTAAGGAGGCGGCCAAGTGCTAG
- a CDS encoding putative phosphoprotein phosphatase: MDPPSVPPSPQQAPIETPGGHHHAVALRTESSISLETIQGVTINREKLSEWHHKIRAKLFPMVSGFFVRCRVEDSVDGRALYKVGRIKNLKPDWSVELDLLTTDEIRAGRNNTNYDCISNAKLSATECSSWLSRVSPDLLSDITSTIYRMEERMHMLESVILAEPAFHSRRREDRRRDEQAISSAPQLPDKYVFSQNVLLCEDDYVSLPQTVTIVDLFQNAVGPKGVAEPDTPRAGCAPNTRSRAGDEAVASHSTMMQLQDMRNYMNSPTQPPVDPTRLIDMIRRAANPSHNSFTYDNLPEFCKLVISVCGMCREVVAKEPLFVHLKSPITVFGDIHGNFADMGYFLEKVIAFDDVMLKYTMQNLLFLGDYVDRGVFSLECVMYLFALKVINPSKVTLLRGNHESPEVNGDMDVYGYSSFKYQCLDKFGRDRGMDVWVAVNEVFQYLPVIADIDKKIFCVHGGLPQYSGGEDKRLEILSDPNFPRIPVVQCADPTNVAQRMMVNDLLWSDPAPPDQQLDRYGFGPNPRGPDIKTFGSRAVDMFCERYNYQYIFRAHQEKADGLRLSDNARVVTIFSTSDYAGHQNGAGCIFVANGKMRMAIKKPQRQEVQRDTKGPVSPRTLSKSAPGFVVRMKKPQ; the protein is encoded by the coding sequence ATGGACCCTCCTAGTGTCCCCCCGTCcccgcagcaggcgccgaTCGAGACGCCTGGCGGTCACCACCACGCCGTTGCGCTGCGCACAGAGTCTTCTATCTCGCTGGAGACCATTCAGGGTGTCACGATCAACCGTGAGAAGCTCTCTGAGTGGCACCACAAAATTCGCGCCAAGCTTTTCCCGATGGTGTCCGGCTTCTTTGTCCGCTGCCGCGTGGAGGACTCGGTGGATGGACGGGCACTGTACAAAGTGGGCCGCATCAAGAACCTGAAACCAGACTGGTCGGTCGAGCTGGATCTCCTCACTACTGATGAAATCCGCGCTGGCCGGAACAACACCAACTATGACTGCATCAGCAATGCTAAGCTGTCGGCTACGGAGTGCAGCTCGTGGCTCTCTCGCGTGTCGCCGGACTTGCTGTCGGATATTACCTCCACCATTTACCGCATGGAGGAGCGCATGCACATGCTGGAGTCCGTCATATTAGCCGAACCGGCCTTCCACAGTCGCCGCCGTGAGGATCGCCGCCGTGATGAACAAGCCATCTCTAGCgccccgcagctgccggacAAGTACGTCTTTTCCCAGAATGTGCTTCTGTGTGAAGATGACTACGTCAGTCTGCCGCAGACGGTCACCATTGTGGACCTCTTCCAGAACGCGGTGGGTCCGAAGGGTGTAGCCGAGCCGGACACACCACGCGCCGGTTGCGCACCGAACACGCGCTCCCGCGCCGGTgacgaggcggtggcgagcCACAGCACAAtgatgcagctgcaggataTGCGTAACTACATGAACTCGCCGACACAGCCACCAGTTGACCCGACACGGCTGATCGACATGATCCGTCGCGCCGCTAACCCGTCGCACAACAGTTTCACCTACGACAATCTGCCGGAGTTCTGCAAGCTGGTTATCTCCGTGTGCGGCATGTGCCgcgaggtggtggcgaaggagCCGCTGTTTGTGCACCTCAAGTCGCCCATTACGGTCTTTGGTGACATCCATGGAAATTTTGCAGACATGGGCTACTTCCTGGAAAAGGTGATCGCCTTTGACGACGTGATGCTCAAGTACACTATGCAGAACCTTCTATTCCTTGGCGACTACGTCGACCGTGGCGTCTTTTCCCTGGAGTGCGTCATGTACCTCTTCGCCTTGAAAGTGATCAATCCCTCCAAGGTGACGCTGCTTCGCGGCAACCACGAGTCACCCGAGGTGAACGGGGACATGGATGTATACGGGTACAGCTCTTTCAAGTACCAATGCCTCGACAAGTTCGGCCGTGACCGTGGCATGGACGTCTGGGTGGCAGTCAACGAAGTGTTCCAGTACCTGCCAGTGATCGCCGACATTGACAAGAAGATCTTCTGCGTCCACGGTGGTCTGCCTCAATACTCGGGTGGCGAAGACAAACGCCTCGAGATTCTGTCCGACCCGAACTTCCCGCGCATTCCGGTGGtgcagtgcgccgaccccACCaatgtggcgcagcgcatgaTGGTGAACGACCTGCTCTGGTCCGACCCTGCGCCGCCGGACCAGCAGCTGGATCGCTACGGCTTCGGCCCCAACCCCCGCGGTCCGGATATCAAGACCTTCGGCTCCCGTGCAGTGGACATGTTCTGTGAGCGGTACAACTACCAGTACATTTTCCGTGCACATCAGGAGAAGGCGGATGGGCTACGGCTGTCCGACAATGCTCGCGTTGTCACTatcttctccacctctgaCTACGCCGGGCACCAGAACGGTGCGGGCTGCATTTTCGTGGCGAATGGAAAGATGCGCATGGCCATCAagaagccgcagcggcaggaggtgcagagagacacaaaGGGCCCGGTGTCACCGCGCACGCTGTCCAAGAGCGCGCCTGGCTTTGTCGTACGCATGAAGAAGCCACAGTGA
- a CDS encoding putative protein kinase encodes MTTLPFPLIEDIGELYMLDDIYDFLGEGTFATVFKAVSTMNRDVVKENETVALKMIAKRNLSSDKLVRDVINEVHALRQTAHPNCVRFIECVQTPLYVVIVTEYVEGVELFQALKEQKFTEAMVLSVMRQLLSALAYLHNTLHIVHRDVKPENVIITTQETPFRVVLVDFGLVRSCERQRPRISRELATHFQRQRSMPLPNMSVESLDCDSPMLATPCGTLKYAAPETVQSITQSAQLSTTKKLLSRLDVYAAGVIMYVMLSGALPFKNFANKANLVMEMRNSLSFEGPRWAGISAEAIDLNRALLNFDAVSRPRAAEALQYPWFKIYGSSLLPMSAEEAQPTPGNPLESSICERGAMTQAFEAMRDTEAAMYYSEEETTTTSGPVASHNGLRTPNSRCVSVPFGTNMAAFASGSSTTTASRTAESGYFDFA; translated from the coding sequence ATGACTACTCTCCCCTTTCCACTGATCGAGGACATCGGGGAGTTGTACATGCTCGATGACATCTACGATTTCCTTGGCGAAGGCACGTTTGCCACCGTCTTCAAGGCTGTTAGCACAATGAATCGCGATGTCGTTAAGGAGAATGAGACGGTGGCGCTCAAGATGATCGCCAAGCGGAACCTCTCCAGCGACAAGCTTGTGCGTGATGTCATCAACGAGGTACATGCTCTTCGCCAGACGGCGCATCCAAATTGTGTGCGCTTTATTGAGTGTGTGCAGACGCCACTCTACGTCGTCATTGTCACGGAATATGTCGAGGGCGTGGAGCTCTTCCAGGCCCTCAAGGAGCAGAAGTTCACGGAGGCGATGGTGCTGAGTGTAATGCGGCAGCTGCTAAGCGCGCTCGCCTACCTGCACAACACACTTCACATTGTCCACCGCGACGTCAAGCCCGAGAACGTCATCATTACAACGCAGGAGACTCCGTTTCGAGTCGTTCTCGTGGACTTTGGACTTGTCCGCAGCtgcgagcggcagcggccgcgcATCTCGCGTGAGTTAGCCACGCACTTCCAGCGTCAGCggtcgatgccgctgccaaACATGTCGGTCGAGTCACTGGACTGTGACAGCCCGATGCTGGCGACGCCGTGCGGCACGCTCAAGTACGCTGCCCCGGAGACAGTGCAGTCCATCACGCAGAGTGCCCAGCTGTCCACGACAAAGAAGTTACTCTCTCGCCTCGACGTGTACGCTGCAGGTGTCATCATGTACGTTATGCTGAGCGGCGCGCTGCCCTTCAAGAACTTTGCCAATAAGGCAAACTTAGTGATGGAAATGCGCAACTCGCTCAGCTTCGAGGGACCTCGATGGGCCGGCATCAGCGCCGAGGCAATCGACCTCAACAGGGCACTTCTTAACTTCGACGCTGTCTCCCGACCACGAGCGGCGGAGGCACTGCAGTACCCATGGTTTAAGATCTACGGCAGCTCCTTGCTACCTATGTCAGCGGAAGAGGCACAGCCGACACCAGGTAACCCGTTGGAGTCGAGTATCTGTGAGCGTGGGGCGATGACGCAAGCCTTCGAGGCGATGCGTGACACCGAGGCAGCGATGTATTAcagcgaggaagagacaACAACGACATCGGGTCCAGTGGCCAGCCACAATGGCTTGCGTACGCCGAACAGCCGGTGCGTTAGCGTCCCATTCGGCACCAATATGGCGGCTTTCGcgagtggcagcagcaccacgacAGCCTCCCGGACAGCAGAGTCCGGTTATTTTGACTTTGCGTGA